The DNA sequence GGGTATGGGTCAGGACACCCGGACCGGCCTCGGGAAGGGCAGCGGAAAGGAGGGGGCGGCGGCCAGTGGCTGAGCGCGACTCGAATGAGAACGAGGCGGACGCGCGGCGCGATGACGACGCCGCCTTCGCCGCGATCGTCGCCGCGTACGGGGAGGAGCCGCAGGACCCGCCGGGCGCCGAGCGGTGGCCCGCCGCCGAGAACCTCGACGAGGACCCGGACCGGGACCGCCGGTCCGGCGCCGCGGACGACGACGCCGACGACGGCACCGATACCGACGCCGACGCCGAGGGCTCCGGTGAGGGCGCGGCGGCGACGGGCGGTCTGACCAAGCCCGACAAGCCGGTGGGCAGCTTCATCGTCTACGCCCCGGGCGTGGGGCCCCGCGACTGGGAGCCCGACGAGCCGTCCGAGGACGACTTCGACGAGACCGACGAGGGCCATTTCGTCCCGCCCGAGCCGCCCCCGCTCCCCGAGTCGGACACCACCTCCCGCTTCGCTTGGCTGGGGGTGCTGGGCGGACCGCTGCTGCTGCTCGGTGCGGTGATCTTCCAGGTGGAGATGGTCTGGTGGATCACGACGCTGGGCGTCGGCGGCTTCCTGGGCGGCTTCGTCACGCTGGTGCTGCGGATGAAGGACGACGACGAGGACGAGGACGACGACCCGGGGCGCGGCGCCGTCGTCTGACCCCGGCGCCCCGGCTCCCGGAAGGGTCCTGGCCCCCGCCGGCTGCCAAAAGAGCCCTGGCCGGCCCCGGCTCAGACCGGGGCCACGCGCGGCAGTCTGAGCGCGGCCAGGACCGGAAGGTGGTCGGTGGCCGCTTCGAGGTCCGCGTCGGCGACGCCCGGCAGCCCGGCCGGCACGCCACAGCCGATGATCTCCACGCCCTCGGAGGCGAAGACGGCGTCGATGCGCCGGCGCGGGTCCCGGGGGGTCGAGGTGGCCTCGCTCCCCCAGGGCTCGGTGGCCCAGCCGTCCCGCAGCTTCCCCGCGATCCGGCGGAAGGCGCGGCCGTCCGGCCGGTCGTTGATGTCACCGGCCGCGATGGCGTACGGGACGTCCAGCGCGGTCAGGTGGTCCAGCAGCATCCCGGCCTGGTCGTAGCGCTCGGCCTCCGCGAGGCTCAGATGGCAGCTGACCACGCCGAGCCGGACGCCGTTGCCATTCCCCGGACCGCCGGTGTCCCGGTGGCCGCCGCCGAAGCGCAGCACGGCGGTGGCGAACCCGCGCCGGTGCAGCCCGGGGACACGGGGCAGCAGGGTGTCCTCGGCGTGCTCCACCTGGGCGCGCAGCGAGGTGAGGATCATCGGGCCGGCGGCGGTGGCCCCGCCCGTGGTGTAGACGAGGCCGGTCTCCCGGGCCAGCCAGGCGGCGGCCTTGCGCCAGCGGAAGAAGCGCGGCGCCTCCTGGACGCACACGACGTCCGGGGCGCAGGCCCGGATCACCCGGGCCAGCGCCTCGCGGTCGTCACGCATCGAGCGGATGTTGTAGCTGAGCACCCGCACCACCGCCGCGTCCGGGCCGGTGGTGGATCGTGGCAGGTCCGCGAGCGGCACGATGTCGGTCCCCCTCGCCCCTCAGCCCTGGCGGGCCAGGTCGGCGGCGCCGACGAGCCCGGCCTTGCCGCCGAGCTGGGCGGCGAGCACCTGGGCGTGCGGACGCCACTGGTTGCCGACCAGCCAGCGCCGGAAGGACTTGCGG is a window from the Streptomyces luomodiensis genome containing:
- a CDS encoding endonuclease/exonuclease/phosphatase family protein, with the translated sequence MPLADLPRSTTGPDAAVVRVLSYNIRSMRDDREALARVIRACAPDVVCVQEAPRFFRWRKAAAWLARETGLVYTTGGATAAGPMILTSLRAQVEHAEDTLLPRVPGLHRRGFATAVLRFGGGHRDTGGPGNGNGVRLGVVSCHLSLAEAERYDQAGMLLDHLTALDVPYAIAAGDINDRPDGRAFRRIAGKLRDGWATEPWGSEATSTPRDPRRRIDAVFASEGVEIIGCGVPAGLPGVADADLEAATDHLPVLAALRLPRVAPV